The Pseudomonadota bacterium DNA segment CTGCATTTGCTTTTGCGAACACCTTTGCCTTTTCCAATACAATCTTTTCTCTAAGTTCTTTCATAATAACAGCCTTATCAAAGGGCTTTCCCTCTTCTATTGCGATGAGTTTAAATATATATGATTTTGATTTACCTCTTACCGGTAATGATATATCCCCTTTCTTCAAACCCTTAATCCATTCTTCTATCTTAATATCTTTAAATTTTTTATAAAGTTCACTCTCTTTCAATGACCCGGTATCTATAACATCCAGACTATTTTTTTTCCCATAAGCATCAATATCACTAAATTTTAACAAATCCATATAAACAGTATCATCCTTAACAGTACTTTTTTCGTCAATCACGATATATTTCAATTGGTAAACGTTTTCACCTTTAAATGCCCCTTTTTCTTTCTCATAAAGGGATTGAAGCTCTTTCTCATCCACATCCACTTTGTTTTTATAATCTGAAGGATCGAATTGAATATAAGACATATTGACCATGCCCTTTTCTTTTACATAACTTGCCCAAAAGTCTGCTTCGTCAAAAAATATTCCGTTATCACTGATTATATTGGTAATTTTCATTAAAGTAAGGGTTGTTTTTTCGGACTCTTCAAACTTTTTAGGGTCCATACCACTTCTTTTCAAAATTTCTACGTAGAATGTTTGACTGAATTTACCATCCCTTTTAAAGGCATTTATATTCCTTATATACTCATCAAATTCCACATCAGAAACTTTTATGCCCATATCCTTTGCTTTTAAAAGAAGGAGGTGTCTATTGATAATCTCATCCATTACCTTTTCTTTTATTTTAAGTTCTTTCAATAAATTTTCATCAAGTTTATCTTTATACATAAGTCGGTAAGTATTAAATATATTTTTGTATGCCTCCTGATATTCCTCATAAGATATTTTATACGGTCCAACTTCTGCTATAACCTTCTCTCTATCCCTGAAAGAACCTACTCCCCAGAAAATAAAGACTATAATAATTACTCCAAATAATCCCTTGACTAACCAACCCGTTGCATACTTTCTCATAAATCTAAGCATGTTCACTCCTCTATTGATTTTAATGATCTAAAATAGTATAATAAATCTGGTTTTTCAACATCTTTAATCATTAAAATAAAAAAGGGGCAAACAATGCTCGAAACATTTTTCGGCTTTTTTTCGAAAGATTTGGCTATAGATCTTGGTACCGCAAATACACTTGTATACGTTAAAGGAAGAGGCATTGTATCAAATGAGCCTTCGGTTGTAGCTGTTCATAGAGACTTAAAAGGAACAAAGAAGGTAATCGCAGTAGGCGAAGAAGCAAAGAAAATGCTTGGAAAAACTCCGGGCAACATTGTTGCTATAAGGCCTCTTAAAGACGGTGTTATTGCCGATTTTGAAATAACTGAAGCAATGCTTAAATATTTTATTCAAAAAATACATAACAAAAAATCATATGCAAGACCAAGAATTGTTATATCCGTGCCATCAGGCATTACTCCTGTTGAAAAAAGGGCAGTCAAAGAATCAGCCGAATCAGCCGGTGCAAGGGAAGTTTACTTGATAGAAGAACCTATGGCAGCAGCTATCGGTGTGGGATTGCCCATAACAGAACCAAGCGGCAATATGATAGTTGACATTGGTGGCGGCACTACAGAGGTTGCAGTAATAAGTCTTGCCGGCATAGTATACTGTAATTCGGTAAGAGTCGCAGGTGATAAAATTGACGAGGCAATAATCCAATACATCAAGAGAAAATACAATCTTCTTATTGGAGAGAGGACTGCAGAATTAATTAAAATAAATATCGGCTCTGCATATCCGGATCCTGATGGCGAGGAGCTTACTATAGAGATAAAAGGAAGAGATCTGGTTGGAGGAATACCTAAAACCTTAGAAATCTCATCAAAAGAGATCAGAGAGGCAATAGCCGAACCTGTAAATGCCATAGTAGAGGCTGTAAGAATAGCTCTTGAAAGAACTCCACCGGAACTTGCCTCAGATATCGTGGATAAAGGCATTGTAATCAGTGGAGGGGGCGCACTGTTAAGAAACCTCGACCTTTTAATTAAAGAGGTAACGAGACTCCCTGTCATTATTGCAGAGAATCCGCTTACCGCTGTTGTTGAAGGCACAGGCAAGGCGCTTGATGAAGTGGACCTTCTTAAAGAGATTGCAACATACTTTTAAAACAGTGGAGAATTGAAAACCTCTATTATAATAATCACTGCTGTATTGGTGCTTGTATTTTCATTTTTTATCTTTACAAATACATCTTTTTTTGTAAATGCATATGCAAAAGTGAAATACAACACTGGTGAAATTGTAGGTCCTACTTTAAAATTAATCGGCAAACCGGCAAATCTTGTAAAATACCTTTTTGAAACATATGTAAACCTTTTAGACGCAAAAAAAGAGAATTCCGAATTAAAAAATAAGCTCGGCATATTACAACTTGAGAATCAAAAAATTTCTGAGCTGGAAAAAGAAAACAAAAGATTGAAATCAATTTTGCATCTTGCCGAACAGAATCCCAATAAAATGATAGCCGCAAGAGTTATAGGAGAGGACTTAAAGAACTGGTTCAGATGCATTATTATTGATAAGGGGAGAGATTCCGGTGTAGCTGAGAAGATGCCCATCGTTACTCCAAAAGGACTCGTAGGACAGGCAGTAGAAGTCAATAAATGGCATTCAAAGGTTATGATAGTTAATGATACCAATTCCTCAGTTGACGTTTATATAGAAGGAAAAAATTCAAGAGGAATTCTTGAAGGAACCGGGCAGACTACACTTAAGTTGAAATATATTTTGAAAAATGATGAAGCAGCCATCGGCGACAGGCTAATAACTTCAGGGAAAGACAGCATCTACCCTAAAGGACTTCAAACCGGCATCATAATTACTGTAAACAGAAATAAACCTGGAATATTTGCAGATATAGATGTTATGCCTTTCAATAATTTTAAAAGTCTTGATGAAGTACTGATAATAAAAAAACGATGAAAATATCAGTATATACAATAATAGCAATAATCTTATTAATAATTGAATCTTCTATTATCTCTTTTTTTCCAGTTGAGTTTTTTAAACCTGATCTTGGTATTCCTTTTATTATTTATACAACTTTTTTTTTAGGTCCTTTGCCGGGACTTATTGCAACCCTTTTTGTCAGCCTGTTTCAGGAAATACTTTCAAATGCACCGAATGGTTCTATTATTTTCACAAAACTCTCGATATTTCTTCTGGCAACTTTTTTAAAAAGCAAACTCTATATTGATTCTAAATACAGTTTCTCTTATATCTGCGGCGGTTCAACGATTATTGAATCTTTTTTGTTTCTGGTATTATCGATCCTCTCCAAAGGTGAAACAAGCAATATTTTAAATGTAATATTTTATATAATTCCAAACGCTATATTCACAGGTTTCGTTTCAATTTTTATTTTCTCATTGATAGAATCTTTAAATATGAAGTTTCTCAGCAGAGAATAGAGTAAAAGAGGATCCGGCTTGGAAAATTTTGTAAAAGACGATACAACCCGTGAGAGCAGGAAATACAAATGTTGTAAATGGTTATTGATAATCACAATAATCGTTCTTGCAATCAGACTATGGGATCTTCAGATAATGAAGGGCAGTGAGATGAGAAAATTATCTGAACAAAACCGCATAAGGATAAAAAAGGTTATCGCACCGCGAGGGATTATATATGACAGGACAGGTAAAATCATGGCTGACACAAGACCTTCTTTCAACATGTATATAACACCCGAAGACATTAGAGATTTCAATCAGACAGTTGACGGTCTTGCTAAACTGATTAACATAGACAGAGAAGATATTATTGACAAGATGAAAATAGCAAGCAGCTTTCCACCTTCTTTTCCGGTAAGGATAAAATCCGATATCTCCATGGACGAAGTTGCAAAGATTGAAGCAAACAGAGTATATCTTCCTGGTGTAACTATCCAGATTGAGCCGAAAAGAAACTATCCTTACGGCAAAATGATCGCCCATATGCTCGGTTATGTTTCGGAAATAAGCGATGAAGAAGTAAAAAATAAAGCATTTAAGGACTATTCGCCAGGGGATAATATAGGCAGATACGGACTGGAAAGGGCTTATGAAACATATCTTAGAGGAAAAGACGGGGAAAAACGGGTAGAAGTCGATGCAATGGGTCGCGAAGTCAGGACCCTTGAAACAATAGAGCCCAT contains these protein-coding regions:
- a CDS encoding SurA N-terminal domain-containing protein — protein: MLRFMRKYATGWLVKGLFGVIIIVFIFWGVGSFRDREKVIAEVGPYKISYEEYQEAYKNIFNTYRLMYKDKLDENLLKELKIKEKVMDEIINRHLLLLKAKDMGIKVSDVEFDEYIRNINAFKRDGKFSQTFYVEILKRSGMDPKKFEESEKTTLTLMKITNIISDNGIFFDEADFWASYVKEKGMVNMSYIQFDPSDYKNKVDVDEKELQSLYEKEKGAFKGENVYQLKYIVIDEKSTVKDDTVYMDLLKFSDIDAYGKKNSLDVIDTGSLKESELYKKFKDIKIEEWIKGLKKGDISLPVRGKSKSYIFKLIAIEEGKPFDKAVIMKELREKIVLEKAKVFAKANAEEAISKKAFSSKNETGFINRNNVNIPKIGPIPVENIGVMTLSKDHIMYEKPIEISGKYYVFAFKDEKVPDRQEWEKNKKNYSNYIVVNKKTEYLKSFIEDLKKKEKIKINWKDF
- the mreC gene encoding rod shape-determining protein MreC, with translation MKTSIIIITAVLVLVFSFFIFTNTSFFVNAYAKVKYNTGEIVGPTLKLIGKPANLVKYLFETYVNLLDAKKENSELKNKLGILQLENQKISELEKENKRLKSILHLAEQNPNKMIAARVIGEDLKNWFRCIIIDKGRDSGVAEKMPIVTPKGLVGQAVEVNKWHSKVMIVNDTNSSVDVYIEGKNSRGILEGTGQTTLKLKYILKNDEAAIGDRLITSGKDSIYPKGLQTGIIITVNRNKPGIFADIDVMPFNNFKSLDEVLIIKKR
- a CDS encoding rod shape-determining protein, whose protein sequence is MLETFFGFFSKDLAIDLGTANTLVYVKGRGIVSNEPSVVAVHRDLKGTKKVIAVGEEAKKMLGKTPGNIVAIRPLKDGVIADFEITEAMLKYFIQKIHNKKSYARPRIVISVPSGITPVEKRAVKESAESAGAREVYLIEEPMAAAIGVGLPITEPSGNMIVDIGGGTTEVAVISLAGIVYCNSVRVAGDKIDEAIIQYIKRKYNLLIGERTAELIKINIGSAYPDPDGEELTIEIKGRDLVGGIPKTLEISSKEIREAIAEPVNAIVEAVRIALERTPPELASDIVDKGIVISGGGALLRNLDLLIKEVTRLPVIIAENPLTAVVEGTGKALDEVDLLKEIATYF